From Solanum stenotomum isolate F172 chromosome 2, ASM1918654v1, whole genome shotgun sequence:
ATTGAGCGggttattaataatttttttttatttattcaacttATTTCGGTCTATCAATTAGGTTGATATTAGAATGGGATGGCCATGCgatgcacgggcccaacatgttattgaaataaataaagttaACCAAGAATTCTTTGTACAACATCGGTATAACACAACTTTTTCTTTACAATATATGCAAAAATAATGCTAAAATTGCAAACTTCCATCAACAATTTCAGAGCTTCATTTGCAACACATGTTTCCGCTTGCTTCTTGTTTATATGTCTCAACTATGTGGGATAGCACGAGTTCAAGAAAGGAAGTGCATTGGGGTGCTTAAAGGAGTAAAAAAATCAAGTCCATTGCTTATTCCTTCTTgcatagctaaaaatatttatatatatatataatattagttGCTTACCATCAAAGGTTGCACTTGTCAATATCGAGCAGTTCGACTCTTTGTACATATCACAATCAAACCAGACCATGAGTCTGAATAACATCACATTTCACCAATTTGTGTTGTCCAAACCATTGAGAGAATTTATTTATTGCATTAGCATATAATAGAACAACTTAATTAGTCTTCAAAATCTCTTGTTCTGTCTATCCTTGTGCTTCTTAATCAGGGGGTCATAGAAAGAgcacatattaaaaatatttgcttCTCTTCGTCTCATCTACATCTCACATTTCATACATTCACAATCAGACTCATGAGTCAAAAGAAATAAGGTAGTACTAtgaaaaccaaaataaaaggcTTGtgaattacaaaataaatatttgtttcacTTCTAATGAAGGACGTGGAAGGAATAAAAATATTCAGAGAATTGATGTGAGATTAAATTAGCTCTAAGTATTTGTGCAAGATAGTCACAAGCATTTTAGAGATCATACTTAGAATTAAGCGAAAGCTTCAGTTTTTCATCTACTATTTTATTTGCCAAACTAACAAAGGCAATAAGCAAAACATAGAGAATCACATCAATTAGTTGAAATTCTAAAAGATacaattgatttattttctttagaaaGTGTATCGCTTAGTCTAAAATGTATCAATGATCATGCCACAAAACTCTAATGACAAAATATCATGctacaaataaaagaagataaCATATCGAATATATAACTCTATAAGAAGCATATGACAACAGTTTAAtgcaatattattatattacatAATGAGATTACTCCTATTTCAcatatgatataaaaaaaattaggagtTAGTAGCTAATCTTGAGCAACAAATTCAAGGTTAAGAAAAAAGTTCCTAACAAATAGCCTTAATTATACAATGCTCCCATTACCCCCAATTAACATGACAACATTTGTTCTACTCACTCCCATTTTCCAAACTTCCCCTAGCatcaacatttttatttattcctaTTAGTTTGATAGTTttttatcttcaattttttcctaTTGTTCAGATGAAAAAGATTTTAACACATCAATTGTATCTATTCAACCAAAATGAATACATGAAACAAAAGCTTTGAGAAAATTTTATCATATTGCTAAGAAAATAGTACTAATGTTTAAGCATTTAAGATCTTGATACTGTaaaatattggtaaaaaaaaatatgcatgtGTAAAGTCAATTAAGAGAGTCCATATGAATTCGAATGTTCCAAATTTTTGACATGAAGAGATGTGCTACACTTGTTTTACCGAAAGCTGTACACGTTATCCTATTGTTATAAGATGAAGTCCTATTTGTAGTACAATTTACCTTTCTTTTTGTACCACAATTTAATGTTATGTTGGTCCTCTCCAACAGTCCCTTCTAAATAAGGATAATATAGTTTAAGTTGATTTGTAAAAAATCTTatcaaagtattttttttcatcttgttCATCACGGAGATCAGTCCAACGTTATCCCGAATTTCTTCATTCATTTGGTATAGATAAGTTTTATCtaattaactatatatatatatatatatatatatatatatatatatatatatattcaaataatcAAGTACAAACTTATGATGGATTTCATAATTGATcatatttaattactttttgcATGGCAACAACACTTTTAATTTGATACAAATTGATCATCCTACACATTTGAAAGCCTCGAGGTGATCacttacattttttatttatttaattggaTCTTACATGTTCAAGAACTTCTTTTGGGAAGGGACAAAgttcaagaatattttatcaTGCATTAGTTGAATAATGTCTTCTTATCGTTAATCACTCGAtaaattaagggaaaattagtAAACTAGTCAAACTCCCTAACATAATTGTTAAAAACATctatactttaaaataattattgaaaatgtcaatatgtcaatatttaaaaaaaataaaatgtatcctaatataattaatcttttttccttttatttctcaaaccATGACCCCTAATTTTACTCCCCTATctgtgaaaaagaagaagaaaaactctCATTATCTACTTTCCCCTCTTTCTaggtttttattaaaaattccTCTTACCTCTCTCGAGTTTTTCACCATTGTTCTCTCCTTTCTTTGCCCAAGAAAATcacattttctattttcctccactttgttaaaaaaatctcaccatttcttcaaaatattttttcagcCACTGATAAAGGTAAATACACATTGTCATCAAGTATCTTTTGAGATTTCCCTCTATTATGTAAATACACTATTAATTGGATGCGGAAGATTTCGAAAAACTTGTTGAAGACCAAGTTGAGGAAGAACAATTTCCTATTagtttgttttgaatttatagttTTTGTATCCTTTctcaattaatattcaaatcaGTATGTATgctattaatttttgtattcaTTCAAAATCTTACGTTGCGTAGTTTATGAATCTTGTATTTGTTCCTAGTTTGAATTCATCCAAAAGGTATGTGAACTagatatgtattttaattataGGAAGAACAACTTCctattagtttgttttgtttttttataaaaaaattcagaattttgtatcctttctcaatttatatttaaaatcgTATGTATGCTATTAATATTTCTATTCATTCAAAAGTCATGTTGCATTGCTTATGAATATGGTATTTGTTCctaatttgtattcattctaaaGGTATGTCAACttgttatgtattttattaagtaaattttaggtttagcaaacataaaaatcatatttgtatgctatagctatagtttgtataattgcgctccataacaaactttatgtttgctatgactattaatatgtatatttcagtatacatagacataaaaaatatgtatttggatttatttgtatatttcggtatacaaatggatcctgcatttgtatattttggtctatttatGGAATGacaaaaaacatgaaatgtttgctgtgaattacaaataaaagaaactatagctatagcatttaatttgaattaataatttgctatgtcatacaattttccctactTTATTTAAGAATGATTGCAACAAATATTCACTTATTCCTTTtcagttttatttttcattctcactttttcattatattgttttttgtattttatctattattatacaaaatactacataaaaactagaatgaatacaaatacaaataaaatacatattggAATGAATACAACTTAAGAAAGGATACAAgattctgaagaaaaaaaataaatacacagtgaaaaaaatacatgaatacaaatatgttttttaaataaCTACAGATTCATTTGGTATACCTATTGAAATGAAtacaaactaataaaaaaaagtacaaatttcattatacaaaatacaacatgaaaactagaatgaatacaaatagtATACATATTGAAAtgatacaattttaaaaatgttgcaaaattctggaaaaaaaaaataaaaatacattgtGAGAAAGGCACACGtttgatttttctttgaaaatataacTGATGAGAAAATTAAGTGATACTTACCTTTTTCTGAAATATTTTAtcccttgattttctcctttctgTTATTAAATAgttgtattctttcaaaataaataaatttaaaaaatacataaatcaaatatataacaaacaaaaatattgacacttttaataaatattgaaaatgtaGCTAAGAGATCatattaaatgctaaaatattgacattttaaaaaatttcccataaattaatatttaatttgtgcaATATTTAGTTATACATCATATCATAcaccaaattaattttttagtcCAAATCCAAAATGATACATCTAACTAACAAAAAGTGTATTTACAcaattaagttatatataattaggtatttataaataaatttctcaAGAATATTTAGTAATTGATATCCTGATCAAATGACAAATAATATATGCTTTTATACATAATATACTAGTATTTTATACCTATGATCCTACCATTCTCATtgtttttcatttgatttgaaTACCCTTAGATTGTTCTAGAGATATATTTTAACTAATACGCCGATTAAATTATTCAgactatatttttaaatttacaatatattattttaaataaaatactatGGGCTAATATAATTGATTTAACTTCTTAAAGTCCAACAAATGTACATGAATTTAGTTAATGATTTGATTTTGTTGGATTGATTCATTTAATTGTGCTACAAAGTCACCCTATTATAGAGGCTCCGTCTAGTGTTATAAGTCAAATGATGTAATATGACAggtaaaacaaaacaaaataaaataaaattaatagaatCATATTACATGTTAAAATTAATGACATGGCATATCtagtcaaataaaaaaacaaaaatatgtgTCATGTATATAAATGTCATGTTTCCGACTAATCAAATGTTgacatgtcattttattttaacgTTGAAAAGAGTTTATCCTCATCACAACCCTTATATCCTacaatcataaataaatatctTAACACTAAATTCTAACAAGATGTCGAGAAAATTTGTGGATCATAAGCTACAATTTTCTCTACAAGCTTCAACTAGAGAAAGgcaaattaaatatacaaggtgttcaatatcaaatttaatgaaggcatatcaaatatcaaaacaTTCAAGATCAAACTTATTTGTTCGTGAGATATTTACTCGTGCCGCCTATTACGAATAGTTaaattcacattcaagatcAAATCCGTCTAATTCaagatcatttttttaaaataataataatcaaactatCAAAGAATTCATAGAGACTATAACACTTATCGCagtgaaatttttattttttaaaaaaactatgaTAATcacaaaaattttaagttttgattgttttttcttggtgcaaattatttttttgttataataagTACActagaaattaagaaaattcaaacatattatatatttacatTTAGATCTAAGAGTTTTTTCATCAAACTATATATTGTTTGTGTCTTGACCTATTTTTCTGAACAGtacttcaaataaaaaaactaaaaagaaaggACTAAAGAAATAGAGTCAAGACTATAGAACTTATAACTACAAAAAGGGGTAAAAAAAAAGTCTTAATAATTTAAAggaaaattaaacaacaaacaaagtTTTTTCATCCTTAGAAGTTGTCCTCCTTCCAAACATAGATACATACCCTGCAaaatataatcataaaataatcaataagGGTGTATGTGCTTTTAAGAAATCTTTACGATTCTGAACTATTGAAAATAGAGCAAATATACCTTTTGTGGCATAAAAATACGGTAAACGGTAACCAAGTGGATCAAATATACTAACAAACTCCTCATAAAAAATGTATTAACACAAAATAGAATTTTTGTTGAGttggaaattcaagttgaaaaataataatctcaatacatatatataccaTTATTATAACAATATAAAGAATTTTTGTTTGTGGAATTTATTGAATAATCGGAGATACAAaagtgtttatttttaaaaagtgagtTGATTGGCTGAACTTATATAGTAGAAGTTGTTTTTCGAAGCTAAAAAGaagtattcttttttttttctaaaagaattttatgataaaatacACTAAGAAGCACTTTTAAAAAGTCTCGACAAACACTAATAAGATTTTGactcactttttaaaaataaacacttCTGACTTTTCGAAATCTTGGTCAAACAGACTATTGGAAGTCTTTGCATAATCTGCTTCTAATTTCGATAAAGCTACTCAGAATCAATTGTGCAATTAATGAGCTAAATTTAAACTTATACCTGTTTTTTTTTGTGCTCTCCTTTTCTTCATTTaactttcacatttttttttcttgaacaaGCTAGTCATTGAAAATTGGTAGCACTTCCAAAACTCTGTTGGGTTTGGTTTCTCTCTGGATCCAATAATGAGCTCATCATATTGTTCAATCCATTAttctgttgttgttgttgttctctTTGGGTACTAAATCTCCCATTCATACTTCTTACTATTTCCCCAACTCCAAGAAAGTCTCTAGTTAATTGTTTCTTTTGAGGTGGACCTTGATGTTGCTCAAAGTTCAACTTTGTTGATGTATTGTACATGCCTTCATGTGATCCACCTCCATAAGCATTGATGATACCACCATCTACTAGACATGCAAAGTGGTTTTCTTAGTCAGTGGCGGAGCTAGAAATTATAATAGATAGAGACAAACATGACATttctttcgttttaatttatgtgacaataATTTATAAAGGGGTGTGaagaagtttaaaaaataaagattgacTTTTGAAATCCATGATCTATAAGATAAATAATTACTTACCCGCACCTTGTGTTTATAATATAAAACCCTCTTAACATATACTATATATGTAATGCTAAGTACAACAATGAGTTGAGAATGCATATATTAATTAGCCATGGTGAAGTGTTGGTAGAAGTTTATGCGCAAACACATGTCATGCAACTATTTATCATTTGTTAAATAGAGGgtgaagataatttttttaacaaaatatgtcatatacatttttttaatcgTAAAATCATGTCACTAAGTTTAGAACAAGAAGTTCGAAGTAAACTTTTTtctaaacaaataaagaaatgtACTACTCTTCTCTTGGACAATACTAAAAAGGATTttgtcatataaaatgagacaaagactaaataattaaagagaTGGAGATGAAGAGCAAGGATATTGATCGCCTAGCTCTGTAAGTGTGAAAATCCGAGTGTAGTGTGGTGTATTAGTAGGCACTTCTAGGCCCCTTTACCGACTACTGGATCACTTCAGTGCTTCAGTACTATGAACTCTCTACCACCCATTGCAACAAAGCCGTTTTATGAGCTAGGAGAGTTggaagagggggggggggggtaagcGTAGTTCTTTGAATCAAACGTTGAATGAAATcgattctttttaaaatatcaaagtCTAAGAATTAATTAAACCATACCTGTAATGTCACTACCAAAGTTGAAAGCTTGATGATCAGATTTTGTGCCACTAGATGATGAACCACTAGTACTTCCAAAGGCTTTGAACAATGAGGCAGTTGCACTAATATTACTTGTACTAGAAGATCCCATTTGTGCTGCCTTTTGTAGTAATGCTGTGGCTGACATTATTGGTCCAGATGAACAAGTTGTATTACTACTCTCAAGTACTTGTACCCCATAAAGTGATGGAATTGAACaacttatattattgttatcATGATGATGATCACCCAAAATTCCACTATTGGTAGAcaaattgttttgaaaaaagttGAGGTTAAACATAGTACTACTACTATTGTTGTTATCATTGTTTTGATCAAGATTAGGAAGTTGCATTAGGCCATGGACCATTAATGGTTTGATATTGTTGTTAGGATTGTAATCTTGATTTGTTTCTTGAAGGAAAAAAGGAttgttagtagtagtagtagtacttGATCCAATGAGGTTGTTGTCATGATGATGATCAAATTGAACACCactagtagtagtagtagtagtagtagtagtctttgtgatgttgttgttgttattgccCAATTTGGAGAAGGTGCCTAAGTTTATGTTGCTACTACTTCCATATAAATATTGGTTGTTGTTCATGCCAAGGGTGTTCATCAAGGAGTTTGGTGAAAGGatatttcttgcattttctTGAACCAAGGCATCACAAAAGGCTCTATGTGTGATGAAGCTGTCGCGCCTGTGTAAACACGACAAAAAGAATATATACGGTTATGTGCACTGACAATATAAGAAATATGTGTACATATGATGtaagaaaagaaggaaagtgTAAGGTGTTTATGTGTATAAATtaaattccaaaaataatacacaaactcaagctaaaaaaaaagaaaggagaatTTTAGTTGTTCGGTTAGTTGGTTACTCTTGAACATTCTCTGGGTGGGGGTTTGATTCCTACCTAGTAATCCTCTTTCTCCACAGGTGAATTTAGTATAGAAATTATGGTGCACGTGAACCTATGATCTGTATATCTACTAAACGTGTACATAGTTTgtaaaattgagttaatattatCAACTGACACTCGTACTTCAGAAGGATTGAATGATGCACATGATAGAACACTAAGTTATTTATCCAAAAATGTAACGATCTATTCCCactaaatacatttttttgtaatgCACCCATATTTTAGAAATTCTAGTTCCGCTTCTGACTTTCCCCTCCCATTCACCCTTCCTCTTCCCAatgaatgatttttaaaaagggtaaaaagaaataagaaaaaaaataatagacatAATTTAGATGAAGTAAGTAGTTGAAATTGCATtgatcaataaataaataagaatccAATTAAGACCCTCATGttcaatccaaataaagatAATTACACAAAATGGTTCATAATAAGTGAGattaataacttgaaaaataagataagttaaaatataGTACTAAGTTACATCCAATTCAAAATTGTCTTACACTACTATGACAATGACAATAGTATATATTTAGGactaaaattaacaaattatagACTGTTGTAACAACAATTATACAAGAATATTGTCTTTAGCTAGTCTAAGTAAAAACCTGTTACATACTATATAATTATTCGAAAATTAAATTTacttaaataagaaaaagaaattgactTGAAAATGACTCAAATGGTCCCATTCTAGAAGAGAAAACTTGgatataaaaagttaaaatgcaTTTACAAtattcaataaattaaaattagtttttttgcGGCCATGtcattatcaaattaatgttgtagggaaaataacaaaatatacaataaatttCTATATATAAGGAAGATACTTTAAGTAAcattaaaatatatgatttgtaattataaaaataaaataaattacatattataaaaagtaaagataagttgttataaaaatttcttatattaatgaaaatataatgTGGTCAAAATTGACAGAAACATAATCAAGAATTGTCAAAGAATAATTTGCCAAAATTGTAAAATGAATGATGTGAACTTTTCcacaataaataaacaaataaatgcaACAAAAGAAATTGGGAAATTAAtggtcaaaatcaaataaatgaaACGCCTGGGATATGATTTTCAATAATGAAACTCccagttaaaaaaataaaattatatctataaattattaatttaaaacacataaacaactcaacataactaaaCTCATACCCTCATTAATTTTAAATCTTACATTCTAACTATTCAGTTATCTTTATTTACATATTACATTTCGAAACTCAAAACTAACTagaccaaatatttaaaaacaattaCTATCATAAAAACGCgagaaaatttaattttatacaaaattagTCAGTATATAATTCTGAATTCGTTTCTCGATTAATATATTACATATTAcgataaagtagaaaaaaaaattatcatgaaAAAGGAATAATATAGCAACCaattaagaaaagaacaaaatctGACAAAGTATTACCACTATTTATGCATGGACATAGCAACACGTGAATAACTTGAAAAGGTAAATGTAACGGAAAAAAGGACGATACTCCCTAGGAGAGAGTATCTCTCGATGTTACGTTGGTTTGATTCGTGGGataagaaattataattttaaaatataaagattaGTAATTTCGAAATTATTTAAGCGTTTTTtaatagtcaaatatttttttataaatattttaaaatgattttttctttatattaatataaaaaaattacagtaCAATTTATAGTTCGATAtacttttcatatataattttagatATCAACTATCTTACTCAAATCGACTTTGTTATAAAACAAAATGCAACAAGTAAAGAATTACAGAAAGAATAATACTCTATTTCTAtgtaaaacaacaaaataacataTTGCTTTGCTCGTcgttaaagttatttttttaaaaaaataagaacaaacttaaaataaaaataataaaaatttattcatCTTATAATCCATTTTTAATCTAATAAATCAaacattacaataaaaatatattcatatttaatcTTGATACCACTATCTATATCTTATTATTATAATCTTGAAATACCTTATTTATCAAGCGATGAGGgccttgaaagaaaaaataatataaatggataaaataaatcaattttttttttttgaaaaaacttatATACTACCCGTGgtaaagaaaaaagacaaaataaaatacaacCAATGTAATAATAATTTCACGTGTACACATTGTCTAATAGTAAAAGATccaaagacaaaaacaaaaaactaccagagagaaaaaaacaaaaagaaagaagataaagagagaaaaaaatattattattcttttattttattttaaaaaaaaaaaaagaatcttgTAACTGcaagaaaaaatggaaaaaacttTTTCCTTTCATTTCTCCCCTTTTTCATCACCTGGGAAAAAAACAAATACTACTAAAAAAGATGCCAAACTTAATTCAAAAGACTCATCatcatgaataaaataaaataaaaataataaaatccaaaattcaaatttcaaataataaatagttGGTTCGAAAGGATGATCAGTCACACTACCAAACTAATTAAGACACGATCgaaaatccaagaaaaaaacaatattgAGCACTTCACGAAAAGTGTTCCTTCTTACGTTATTTATATGACGTAGTTTGACTGATTacaacatttaagaaaaaaacggtttctaaattctaatttttgtgtCTAAAAGTCGATAACACTCAGAGAATTTAGTCGTTATAAAAGATAGATAGACGAGTTCcctactttaaaaaaataaaacatagacgcgacaatacaataaaaaaaataatagctaATTCTATTTAATGACAAATTAAcattaaatcatcaaaaaaaaattattagctACAATCTATTAAGTGACGAATTCCATAACAAAttcgtttttttttcttaaggtgaccaagacaaaaagaaaaggaaaagaaaggtAAATAGACGAGttcactagaaaaaaaaaacaggaatTAGCAACAGACAAATAAAACAACTTCTATCACTATACAATCACATAATCCTGTCATAGCTATGAATAATTTAACGACAGATTAACAACTTCTATCACTATATATAGTCACATAATCATGTTATACAGCCACGAATAATTTAGCAATGAAATTCAGGAATTAgcaataaacaaataaaacaacTTCTATCACTATAGTCACATTATCATGTTATAGTTACGAGCAATTTAGTGACAGATTAGCGACAAACAAAATTTCGTACCTGGAGAAAAGAGTGCCACAATCACATCTATACTCCCTAGTGCCACAAGTTTTGGTATGTGCTTTCCAATCAGACTTAACAGCATATTTCTTTGAACATTTTTcacatttgaattttttctcaccatgttttctaaaataatgttttttaatCCCAGTAAGATCACCAAGTGCTCTACTTGGTTCATGATGAACACATGTTGGTTCTGGACAAAGATACACCTTTCTTTTTGCAacttcttttgtatttttttgctttaatttcCATGGCAAATTGTGTCCTCTTCTATGGAGTTGTAAGTTTTGTTCTCTTTGAAAACCTTTGTTGCATACCTCACATAAGAATCTATTTGTTGCCATTAGAGTCTTTGGTGATAACGCTATCACTTTTGCGTCTGGACCTATTCATCCCATcacaataaaacaaaacaaaaaaaaaaacgaattaTTAGtaacaaagttatatttatgatttatatatggTGAAAATTAAACATACGAAATTCTAGAATGAATGAACTATGAAAGGGTCAGTTAAATAAAtggatttttttcaatttttgtttgacTATACCCTCATAGTTCATCATATATATGTGAaagaaaattcatcattttttgttATCGCGATTTGCACTTTTAATTGGTTTCAACTATATATTCcaacattaatgaatgaattatATATGAAGGGGTTAGTCAAGCGGTTCAAATTTTTAATCGGTTTCTTTTTCGTCTTCCCTGATTTTTCATAGTCCATTACTGGGAAGAGTGATTTTATtcacaaaaa
This genomic window contains:
- the LOC125857116 gene encoding protein indeterminate-domain 5, chloroplastic-like isoform X2; the protein is MATNRFLCEVCNKGFQREQNLQLHRRGHNLPWKLKQKNTKEVAKRKVYLCPEPTCVHHEPSRALGDLTGIKKHYFRKHGEKKFKCEKCSKKYAVKSDWKAHTKTCGTREYRCDCGTLFSRRDSFITHRAFCDALVQENARNILSPNSLMNTLGMNNNQYLYGSSSNINLGTFSKLGNNNNNITKTTTTTTTTTSGVQFDHHHDNNLIGSSTTTTTNNPFFLQETNQDYNPNNNIKPLMVHGLMQLPNLDQNNDNNNSSSTMFNLNFFQNNLSTNSGILGDHHHDNNNISCSIPSLYGVQVLESSNTTCSSGPIMSATALLQKAAQMGSSSTSNISATASLFKAFGSTSGSSSSGTKSDHQAFNFGSDITDGGIINAYGGGSHEGMYNTSTKLNFEQHQGPPQKKQLTRDFLGVGEIVRSMNGRFSTQREQQQQQNNGLNNMMSSLLDPERNQTQQSFGSATNFQ
- the LOC125857116 gene encoding protein indeterminate-domain 5, chloroplastic-like isoform X1; this translates as MATNRFLCEVCNKGFQREQNLQLHRRGHNLPWKLKQKNTKEVAKRKVYLCPEPTCVHHEPSRALGDLTGIKKHYFRKHGEKKFKCEKCSKKYAVKSDWKAHTKTCGTREYRCDCGTLFSRRDSFITHRAFCDALVQENARNILSPNSLMNTLGMNNNQYLYGSSSNINLGTFSKLGNNNNNITKTTTTTTTTTSGVQFDHHHDNNLIGSSTTTTTNNPFFLQETNQDYNPNNNIKPLMVHGLMQLPNLDQNNDNNNSSSTMFNLNFFQNNLSTNSGILGDHHHDNNNISCSIPSLYGVQVLESSNTTCSSGPIMSATALLQKAAQMGSSSTSNISATASLFKAFGSTSGSSSSGTKSDHQAFNFGSDITVDGGIINAYGGGSHEGMYNTSTKLNFEQHQGPPQKKQLTRDFLGVGEIVRSMNGRFSTQREQQQQQNNGLNNMMSSLLDPERNQTQQSFGSATNFQ
- the LOC125857116 gene encoding protein indeterminate-domain 5, chloroplastic-like isoform X3; the encoded protein is MAGGSSTSSMFFGMREEELSQNQQENLLQAQAPSKKRRNQPGTPSPDAKVIALSPKTLMATNRFLCEVCNKGFQREQNLQLHRRGHNLPWKLKQKNTKEVAKRKVYLCPEPTCVHHEPSRALGDLTGIKKHYFRKHGEKKFKCEKCSKKYAVKSDWKAHTKTCGTREYRCDCGTLFSRRDSFITHRAFCDALVQENARNILSPNSLMNTLGMNNNQYLYGSSSNINLGTFSKLGNNNNNITKTTTTTTTTTSGVQFDHHHDNNLIGSSTTTTTNNPFFLQETNQDYNPNNNIKPLMVHGLMQLPNLDQNNDNNNSSSTMFNLNFFQNNLSTNSGILGDHHHDNNNISCSIPSLYGVQVLESSNTTCSSGPIMSATALLQKAAQMGSSSTSNISATASLFKAFGSTSGSSSSGTKSDHQAFNFGSDITVDGGIINAYGGGSHEGMYNTSTKLNFEQHQGPPQKKQLTRDFLGVGEIVRSMNGRFSTQREQQQQQNNGLNNMMSSLLDPERNQTQQSFGSATNFQ